A single window of Salvelinus namaycush isolate Seneca chromosome 11, SaNama_1.0, whole genome shotgun sequence DNA harbors:
- the LOC120055472 gene encoding leptin receptor gene-related protein-like, with translation MAGIKALVGLSFGGAIGLTFLLLSCALEQYGVYWPLFVLFFYILCPIPTFISRRLSDDSDVASNACRELAYFLTTGIVVSAFALPIIMARGAVIQLGACGLVMAGNVVIFVTILGFFLVFGGEDDFSWE, from the exons ATGGCGGGtattaaag CGCTGGTTGGGTTGTCCTTCGGTGGAGCCATTGGCTTGACATTCCTCCTGTTGAGCTGTGCCTTGGAGCAATATGG GGTGTACTGGCCCCTCTTCGTCCTTTTCTTCTACATACTCTGTCCTATCCCCACCTTTATATCCAGAAGGCTCAGTGATGACAGTGATGTGGCCAGCAACGCATGCAGAGAGCTGGCATACTTCCTCACTACGGGAATTGTGGTATCTGCGTTCGCGCTTCCCATCATAATGGCCCGGGGTGCAGTA ATCCAGTTGGGGGCCTGTGGCCTGGTGATGGCCGGCAACGTTGTCATCTTCGTCACCATCCTTGGCTTCTTCCTGGTGTTTGGAGGGGAAGACGACTTCAGCTGGGAGTAG